From the Cohaesibacter sp. ES.047 genome, one window contains:
- the rfbD gene encoding dTDP-4-dehydrorhamnose reductase, translating to MRLAVTGKNGQVSQALQGLNLDDLEVVAIGRPEMDLTDAESVRAAIDAAKADTVVSAAAYTAVDAAESEPDLAFANNRDGAGAVAAAAASLNIPVLHLSTDYVFDGTLNRAYIESDPTGPATIYGRSKLDGEEAVARATDNHAIFRTAWVYSPYGKNFVKTMLRLAETRDSVGVVGDQFGCPTSARDIAEALVSAARQMLANSSQGLRGIFHMSGHGETSWADFAAEIFDALYDETGKRVMVTAITTADYPTPAKRPANSRLDCGKLEAEFGIRMPNWQASTREVVRALISDTGGAS from the coding sequence ATGCGACTTGCGGTGACGGGCAAAAATGGACAGGTGAGCCAGGCTTTGCAGGGGCTGAACCTTGACGATCTCGAAGTGGTTGCCATCGGGCGGCCCGAGATGGATCTGACGGATGCAGAAAGCGTGCGGGCAGCTATTGATGCGGCAAAGGCCGATACGGTGGTTTCGGCGGCAGCCTATACTGCGGTGGATGCGGCGGAAAGCGAGCCCGATCTGGCCTTTGCCAACAACCGCGATGGGGCTGGTGCTGTGGCTGCGGCCGCAGCAAGCCTGAATATCCCGGTGCTTCACCTTTCGACCGATTATGTCTTCGATGGCACGCTTAACCGCGCCTATATCGAAAGCGATCCAACCGGGCCTGCCACCATTTACGGCCGCTCGAAACTGGACGGCGAAGAGGCCGTGGCGCGGGCAACGGACAATCATGCAATCTTTCGAACCGCCTGGGTCTATTCGCCCTATGGCAAGAATTTCGTGAAGACCATGCTACGGCTTGCAGAAACGCGCGACAGCGTGGGCGTGGTTGGCGATCAGTTCGGCTGCCCCACCTCCGCGCGGGATATTGCAGAAGCGCTGGTTTCCGCCGCGCGGCAGATGCTTGCCAATTCATCGCAAGGATTGCGCGGCATATTCCATATGAGCGGCCATGGTGAGACGAGCTGGGCCGACTTTGCAGCGGAAATCTTCGACGCGCTTTACGATGAGACGGGCAAGCGCGTGATGGTGACGGCGATCACCACCGCGGATTATCCGACCCCTGCCAAGCGGCCTGCCAATTCGCGGCTTGATTGCGGAAAGCTTGAGGCGGAATTCGGTATCCGCATGCCAAACTGGCAGGCATCGACGCGCGAGGTTGTTCGCGCGCTGATCAGCGACACTGGAGGAGCATCATGA
- the rfbA gene encoding glucose-1-phosphate thymidylyltransferase RfbA has product MKGIILAGGSGTRLHPMTLVISKQIIPIYDKPMIYYPLSVLMLADIREILIISTPHDMPLFQKLLGDGAQWGLSLTYAEQPSPDGLAQAYMIGADFVGGSPSCLILGDNIYYGHGLPELLDDAKAITDGATVFAYRVHDPERYGVVDFDTSMKAISIEEKPARPKSNWAVTGLYFYDSAVVDIVADLKPSKRGEYEITDVNQIYLDRGKLNVSIMGRGYAWLDTGTPESLLEAGLFVRTLEKRQGFKIACPEEIAFTKGFINADDLAKLAENAGRGDYGTYLRMLITQ; this is encoded by the coding sequence ATGAAGGGCATCATTCTCGCAGGCGGTAGTGGCACGCGCCTCCACCCGATGACGCTTGTGATCAGCAAGCAGATCATCCCGATTTATGACAAGCCGATGATCTATTACCCGCTTAGCGTTTTGATGCTGGCGGATATCCGCGAAATCCTGATCATTTCCACGCCGCATGATATGCCGCTCTTCCAGAAGCTTCTGGGAGACGGCGCGCAATGGGGGCTTTCGCTCACCTATGCCGAACAGCCAAGCCCGGACGGTCTAGCGCAAGCCTATATGATCGGGGCGGATTTCGTGGGGGGCTCGCCCTCCTGCCTGATCCTTGGTGACAACATTTATTACGGCCACGGCCTGCCCGAGCTTCTCGATGACGCAAAGGCAATCACCGATGGCGCGACCGTCTTTGCTTATCGCGTCCACGATCCAGAGCGTTACGGCGTCGTCGATTTCGATACCAGTATGAAGGCGATTTCGATTGAGGAAAAACCCGCTAGGCCGAAATCCAACTGGGCCGTTACCGGACTTTATTTCTACGACAGCGCGGTCGTCGATATCGTCGCCGACCTGAAGCCATCGAAGCGCGGCGAATATGAAATCACCGACGTCAACCAGATCTATCTCGACCGCGGCAAGCTGAACGTCTCCATCATGGGGCGCGGCTATGCATGGCTGGATACGGGCACGCCGGAAAGCCTTCTCGAAGCCGGCCTGTTCGTCCGCACGCTTGAAAAACGACAGGGTTTCAAGATCGCCTGCCCGGAAGAAATCGCCTTCACCAAGGGCTTTATTAACGCTGACGATCTAGCCAAACTCGCCGAAAATGCAGGCAGGGGCGATTATGGTACTTATTTGCGGATGCTAATCACTCAGTAG
- a CDS encoding glycosyltransferase family 2 protein: MRFLILLATYNGLEFLDEQLESILDQNVDNIDLLISDDGSTDGTWVHLEKWASRWSKGHVKIIEGPKLGFAENFRRLLLCAPDGYDYYAFSDQDDVWLPNKLLQAQEKIALMGSGKICLYGGRTRIVDSKGIPYGQSPLMSNKPCFGNALVQSIVGGNTMVFNFPTLALLQKVSADSRIVSHDWWAYIWVSGAGGNVFYDKEVFVEYRQHEANLVGNNSGLSENIIRFKMLLNGRFKTWTDLHLSALQKNSCYLTVENAAKLDRFVRAREGGSVGFALELMRRGFRRQTLISSIALYAAALFRRI; the protein is encoded by the coding sequence ATGCGTTTTTTGATCCTTTTAGCCACCTACAATGGGCTCGAGTTTTTAGATGAACAACTCGAAAGCATTCTTGATCAAAATGTGGATAATATTGACCTTCTGATTTCGGATGATGGCTCCACAGATGGGACGTGGGTACACCTAGAAAAATGGGCTTCGAGGTGGAGCAAGGGACACGTAAAAATCATTGAAGGTCCAAAGCTAGGATTTGCGGAAAATTTTAGGCGTTTGCTGCTTTGTGCTCCTGATGGTTACGATTATTATGCCTTCTCTGATCAAGATGATGTCTGGTTACCTAACAAGCTGTTGCAAGCTCAAGAGAAAATTGCTTTGATGGGGTCTGGAAAGATTTGCCTTTATGGAGGACGTACTAGAATAGTTGATTCAAAGGGAATACCGTATGGTCAGTCGCCTTTGATGAGCAATAAGCCGTGTTTTGGCAATGCTTTAGTTCAATCTATCGTGGGTGGGAACACCATGGTGTTCAATTTTCCGACATTAGCTCTCTTGCAAAAAGTTAGTGCCGACTCAAGAATTGTATCTCATGATTGGTGGGCATATATCTGGGTTTCTGGAGCAGGTGGCAACGTATTTTACGATAAAGAAGTTTTTGTGGAATATCGCCAACATGAAGCAAATTTGGTTGGTAACAACTCCGGATTGAGTGAAAATATAATACGTTTTAAGATGCTACTTAATGGTCGCTTCAAAACTTGGACCGATCTTCACCTGAGCGCACTTCAGAAGAATTCTTGTTACCTTACAGTTGAAAATGCCGCCAAACTTGATCGCTTTGTTCGTGCTCGCGAAGGGGGAAGTGTCGGGTTCGCATTAGAATTGATGCGTAGAGGATTTAGGCGCCAGACACTGATTTCCTCTATTGCGCTATATGCTGCAGCCCTTTTTAGGAGAATATAA
- a CDS encoding IS256 family transposase has protein sequence MSIDKALLDHLMEGRKAGDLFGEDGILQELTKALAERALSAELDEHLTEERADAPPEGANQAPNRRNGRSQKTVTTDSGKVILDIPRDRNGSFDPLLIAKYQRRFPEFDTKIISMYARGMTTREIQGHIEDIYGIEASPSLISAITDAVMEEVTAWQNRPLEPCYPIVFMDAIRVKIRTDGVVLNKAVFVALAVLPDGTRDVLGLWFQANEGAKFWAKVLSDLRNRGVQDILIAVVDGLKGFPQAIEAAFPQTQVQTCIVHLLRHSMSFASYKDRKAVAAALKAVYTAVDAAAAETALAEFENSDLAAKYPAIAPSWRRTWNEVIPFLDYPPQVRRLIYTTNAIEALNSKIRRAVRSRGHFPSDEAAAKLIYLALNATSVEWKRSVREWHSVKSQFAIMFEDRFQMA, from the coding sequence ATGAGCATCGACAAAGCCCTTTTGGATCATCTGATGGAAGGCCGCAAAGCGGGCGATCTGTTCGGAGAGGACGGGATTCTGCAAGAACTGACCAAGGCGCTGGCCGAACGAGCCCTGAGCGCCGAACTGGACGAGCATCTGACCGAAGAACGCGCCGATGCGCCGCCTGAAGGCGCGAACCAGGCGCCAAATCGTCGCAATGGCCGCAGCCAGAAGACGGTGACCACCGACAGCGGGAAGGTCATTCTCGACATTCCCCGTGACCGCAACGGCAGCTTTGATCCTCTGCTGATCGCCAAGTATCAGCGCCGCTTTCCCGAGTTCGACACCAAGATCATCAGCATGTACGCGCGCGGGATGACGACCCGCGAGATCCAGGGGCATATCGAGGATATCTATGGTATAGAGGCGTCCCCGAGCCTGATTTCGGCGATCACCGATGCCGTGATGGAGGAAGTGACCGCCTGGCAGAACCGCCCGCTGGAACCGTGTTATCCGATTGTGTTCATGGACGCGATCCGGGTCAAGATCCGCACCGACGGCGTGGTTCTGAACAAGGCGGTTTTTGTGGCCCTGGCTGTTCTCCCGGACGGCACCCGCGACGTTCTGGGGCTTTGGTTCCAGGCCAATGAGGGTGCCAAGTTCTGGGCTAAAGTTCTCAGCGATCTGCGCAACCGTGGCGTTCAGGACATTCTCATCGCCGTCGTGGACGGTCTGAAGGGCTTCCCCCAGGCCATCGAGGCAGCCTTTCCTCAGACCCAGGTCCAGACCTGTATCGTGCATCTGCTGCGCCATTCCATGAGCTTTGCCAGCTACAAGGATCGCAAGGCCGTCGCAGCGGCTCTTAAGGCTGTCTACACCGCTGTGGACGCAGCAGCCGCGGAGACTGCGCTGGCGGAGTTCGAAAACAGCGACCTTGCCGCCAAATACCCGGCAATCGCGCCGAGTTGGCGCCGGACTTGGAACGAGGTGATCCCGTTCCTTGACTATCCGCCCCAAGTGCGCAGGCTGATCTACACCACGAACGCCATTGAAGCACTGAACTCGAAAATCCGCCGGGCCGTTCGCTCCCGCGGGCATTTCCCCAGTGACGAGGCAGCTGCGAAATTGATTTATCTCGCCCTGAATGCTACTTCTGTGGAATGGAAACGCTCCGTGCGCGAATGGCACTCAGTGAAAAGCCAGTTCGCAATAATGTTCGAAGATCGTTTCCAAATGGCGTAA
- a CDS encoding transposase: MTPHQPSRKSQPDVKTDPPYWGCRMVQNPGPPLRTGKATTATAALEHALISRFGTLGRVDREFQLRSDNGLVFTSRHFTAMVRSYGLKQEFITPHYPQQNGMVERVIRTMKEQCIHRHRFETIKHANRVISDWIAFYNNYRPHQALAMRTPAEAFKLAA; encoded by the coding sequence ATGACACCACACCAACCATCGAGAAAATCGCAGCCTGATGTGAAAACTGATCCACCTTATTGGGGCTGCAGAATGGTCCAAAATCCAGGACCACCTCTACGCACAGGAAAAGCGACGACTGCGACAGCCGCTCTGGAACATGCTCTGATCAGTCGATTTGGAACACTTGGTCGTGTCGATCGGGAATTCCAGCTCCGCTCTGACAATGGATTGGTTTTTACCAGCAGGCACTTCACAGCCATGGTTCGAAGTTATGGTCTCAAACAGGAGTTCATAACTCCGCATTACCCGCAACAGAATGGAATGGTCGAACGTGTTATCAGAACAATGAAAGAACAATGCATTCACAGACACCGCTTCGAAACCATTAAACATGCAAATCGGGTTATAAGCGATTGGATTGCCTTTTACAATAATTACCGCCCGCACCAAGCACTCGCCATGCGGACACCCGCTGAGGCATTCAAATTAGCAGCATAA
- a CDS encoding IS3 family transposase (programmed frameshift) gives MTKRKRYSADFKAKVALEAIREELTLSELSKKYDVHPNMISTWKWAAIENMATAFSKGKETESQASAEEIVKLHAKIGQLVVERDFLSQASVLLGVNGRQKAVMRDHSKLSIRRQCKLLSLSRSGLYYQPVGESAENLRFMEIIDKQFLETPWYGSRQMARYMKRQGYKCGRHRVRRLMRLMRLVPIYREPNTSKKHPAHKIWPYLLKDVSIDRPNQVWCVDITYIPMRRGFLYLVAIMDWYSRKVLSWRLSNSMEASFCVDALKEALVKYGPPEIMNSDQGSQLTSSDWIQTLTDAEVKISMPLGDASHQLPVIDGRGRWVDNRMIERLWRSIKYECIYLNAFETGSEARIGIAKWITYYNVERPHSSHGILTPNEAYDTTPTIEKIAA, from the exons ATGACGAAGAGAAAACGCTATTCTGCGGATTTTAAAGCCAAGGTTGCGCTTGAAGCGATCCGGGAAGAATTGACGCTTTCCGAGCTGTCGAAGAAGTATGACGTGCACCCGAATATGATCAGCACCTGGAAGTGGGCCGCGATCGAGAATATGGCGACAGCTTTTTCGAAGGGCAAGGAAACAGAGAGCCAGGCCAGTGCCGAGGAAATCGTGAAGCTTCACGCCAAGATTGGCCAGTTGGTCGTGGAGCGGGATTTTTTATCACAAGCCTCTGTTCTACTGGGCGTGAATG GGAGGCAAAAAGCGGTGATGCGGGATCATTCCAAGCTCAGTATCCGTCGCCAATGCAAGCTTTTGTCTCTGTCGCGCTCGGGTCTATATTATCAGCCGGTCGGCGAAAGTGCTGAGAATCTGCGGTTCATGGAAATCATTGATAAGCAGTTTCTGGAAACGCCTTGGTATGGTTCCCGGCAAATGGCCCGCTACATGAAACGACAGGGCTATAAATGCGGGCGTCATCGTGTTCGCCGTCTGATGCGATTGATGCGGCTGGTTCCAATCTACCGGGAACCCAATACCAGCAAGAAGCATCCGGCGCACAAGATCTGGCCATATCTGCTGAAGGATGTGTCGATTGATCGGCCCAACCAAGTCTGGTGTGTCGACATCACCTATATCCCGATGCGTCGCGGCTTTCTATATCTGGTGGCAATCATGGACTGGTATAGCCGGAAGGTCTTGTCCTGGCGGCTTTCCAACAGCATGGAAGCCAGTTTCTGTGTCGATGCTTTGAAAGAGGCCTTGGTCAAATACGGACCGCCGGAAATCATGAATAGCGATCAGGGATCCCAACTTACCAGTTCCGACTGGATCCAGACCCTGACCGATGCTGAGGTGAAAATCTCCATGCCTCTCGGTGATGCTTCGCATCAACTGCCGGTAATAGACGGTCGAGGGCGCTGGGTTGATAACCGTATGATTGAACGGCTCTGGCGATCCATCAAATACGAATGCATTTATCTCAATGCTTTCGAGACAGGATCAGAGGCGAGGATTGGTATCGCGAAATGGATTACCTATTACAATGTCGAGCGACCTCATTCCAGCCATGGCATCTTGACCCCGAACGAGGCATATGACACCACACCAACCATCGAGAAAATCGCAGCCTGA
- a CDS encoding IS110 family transposase codes for MNIAILGIDLGKTVCSLAGLDKDGAVIFRRRIKRFKLLDFLDELSPCIVAMEACGGAHHIGRFCLTKGHEPRLMSPLYVRPYVKVHKNDDRDAEAIAEAATRSTMTFVAIKSEEQLDLQAIHRHRERLVQSRTRLINQARGLLMERGISIGTGRHVFQKALKMLTSKAELDLSPRMIVMFESMASELAALNKQISGLDQEIRSTAQHDNDMRRLMEIPGVGPAIASALVAAVGAAENFGKARDMAAWLGLVPRQVSTGGKAKLIGISKHGNSYLRKLFIHGARTVLHLVQDRNTPITQWVDRLKERAHVNVVAVAMANKMARIAWVILTRGERYNASRLIEV; via the coding sequence ATGAATATCGCGATCTTGGGCATAGATCTAGGCAAAACTGTATGCAGCCTCGCCGGTTTGGACAAGGATGGGGCCGTCATTTTCCGCAGACGCATTAAGCGTTTTAAATTGCTAGATTTTCTTGATGAGCTTTCCCCTTGTATTGTGGCTATGGAAGCATGCGGAGGAGCCCATCACATTGGCCGATTTTGCCTGACCAAAGGTCACGAACCTCGGCTAATGTCGCCGTTATATGTGCGTCCCTATGTGAAGGTACACAAGAATGACGACCGTGACGCAGAAGCGATCGCCGAAGCAGCAACACGCTCCACGATGACTTTCGTTGCAATCAAATCTGAAGAACAGTTGGATCTTCAGGCTATCCATCGTCATCGTGAAAGGTTGGTTCAAAGCCGAACGCGTCTCATCAATCAAGCTCGCGGCCTCCTTATGGAAAGAGGGATTAGCATCGGAACTGGACGGCATGTCTTCCAGAAGGCCCTGAAAATGCTGACTAGCAAGGCCGAATTAGATTTATCGCCTCGTATGATTGTCATGTTTGAGAGTATGGCTTCGGAGCTGGCCGCATTGAATAAACAGATTAGTGGTCTAGATCAAGAAATCCGATCAACAGCTCAGCATGACAATGATATGCGTCGCCTTATGGAAATACCTGGTGTTGGACCAGCAATAGCGAGTGCTCTAGTCGCAGCAGTGGGCGCAGCAGAGAATTTTGGCAAAGCCCGCGATATGGCCGCATGGCTTGGGCTGGTTCCTCGACAAGTATCAACAGGAGGAAAAGCCAAGCTGATAGGAATATCGAAGCATGGAAACAGCTACCTCCGAAAACTCTTCATTCATGGTGCACGCACAGTTCTTCACTTGGTGCAGGATCGGAACACCCCAATCACTCAGTGGGTTGATCGGTTAAAAGAGCGAGCTCATGTTAATGTTGTAGCCGTTGCCATGGCGAACAAGATGGCCCGAATTGCATGGGTTATCCTTACCAGGGGTGAAAGGTACAACGCCAGTAGATTGATCGAAGTATAG
- a CDS encoding nucleoside-diphosphate sugar epimerase/dehydratase, which produces MSIKHRELHAILTGIPRTWKRIIMMMVDAILIPICLWCAYVLRLAEWWPWERMIVHWWVFPFASIAGVAIFTHFRIYRSVLRYIGSHTLVLILKSIVLLSVCIMILGFFVVDPIMPRSVPILFAFVCTAYVASTRYLYRYYYRWVLTHLLNKESVAIYGAGGAGVQLATALADSAEFKAVAYIDDSENLQGAIVHGLRVYSGEDLIKLVESLDIKHVLLALPSASPDDRSRIVEKLARANINALTVPAMSEIVTGRAQIDTLRKLEIKDLLGRKAVVPDQALITASLLGKSVMVTGAGGSIGSEICRQVIRNNPKKLVLFEACEYNLYSIERELNDHFKSENLECEILPILGNVCDENHIHKVISTFGIQTIYHAAAYKHVPLVEQNVLVGIRNNIFGTKTVCESAIKLGVERFILISTDKAVRTTNIMGATKRFAELIVQDIAKRSDKTIFTMVRFGNVLGSSGSVVPLFLEQIDNGGPVTITHPDITRYFMTIPEAALLVIQAGSLAVGGDVFVLEMGKKVKIVDLACRMIELSGRTVKNADNPHGEIEIAFTGLRPGEKMTEELVIGCNISNTVHPYILTAQEDVPSSEKLQSLLEALDQALTSFNIEHAIEFLSDPMIGFTPKSGIVDCIDTQQRMELGTE; this is translated from the coding sequence ATGTCTATCAAACATAGAGAATTACATGCCATTTTGACTGGCATTCCACGGACTTGGAAACGCATCATCATGATGATGGTCGATGCGATTCTTATTCCTATCTGTTTATGGTGTGCCTATGTGCTTCGTTTGGCGGAATGGTGGCCATGGGAGCGCATGATTGTACATTGGTGGGTCTTTCCTTTTGCTTCAATTGCAGGCGTTGCAATATTCACGCATTTTCGCATCTACCGCTCTGTGTTGCGCTATATCGGGTCGCATACACTCGTTCTCATTCTGAAATCTATCGTGCTTTTAAGCGTGTGCATTATGATCCTCGGGTTTTTTGTTGTAGATCCGATCATGCCTCGCTCTGTGCCTATACTGTTCGCTTTTGTCTGCACCGCCTATGTCGCAAGCACGCGCTATTTGTATCGCTATTATTATCGATGGGTTTTAACACACCTGCTGAACAAAGAAAGCGTCGCAATCTACGGAGCGGGCGGGGCGGGGGTTCAACTGGCAACTGCCCTTGCTGATAGCGCAGAATTTAAAGCGGTCGCTTACATTGATGATAGCGAAAATCTGCAAGGAGCCATAGTTCATGGTTTGCGTGTCTATAGTGGCGAAGATCTGATCAAGCTGGTTGAAAGCCTCGACATAAAGCATGTTTTACTCGCTCTTCCCTCTGCGTCTCCCGATGATAGGAGCCGCATCGTAGAGAAACTGGCCCGCGCCAATATTAATGCCTTGACCGTTCCGGCGATGTCGGAAATTGTAACCGGCCGCGCCCAAATTGACACCTTGCGCAAGTTGGAAATCAAGGATCTCTTGGGGCGTAAAGCGGTTGTTCCTGATCAAGCGCTTATCACGGCAAGTCTCTTAGGTAAATCGGTCATGGTAACTGGTGCTGGCGGCTCTATCGGGTCTGAAATCTGTCGGCAAGTCATTCGCAACAATCCAAAGAAGCTTGTTCTCTTCGAGGCCTGCGAATACAATCTCTATAGCATCGAGCGCGAACTGAATGATCACTTTAAAAGCGAGAATTTGGAGTGTGAAATCCTTCCAATTTTGGGCAATGTTTGTGATGAAAACCATATCCATAAGGTCATTTCGACCTTTGGCATCCAGACTATCTATCATGCCGCCGCTTATAAACATGTGCCTTTAGTTGAGCAGAATGTTCTGGTTGGCATCCGGAATAATATTTTTGGCACCAAAACGGTCTGTGAATCCGCCATCAAACTGGGCGTTGAACGCTTCATTCTAATTTCAACAGACAAGGCGGTGCGTACCACCAATATTATGGGTGCTACAAAGCGGTTTGCAGAATTGATCGTTCAGGATATCGCCAAACGCTCTGACAAAACAATTTTCACCATGGTGCGCTTTGGCAATGTTCTGGGGTCTTCTGGATCGGTAGTGCCCTTGTTCTTGGAGCAAATCGACAATGGTGGCCCGGTAACGATTACCCATCCTGACATCACTCGCTATTTTATGACCATTCCTGAAGCAGCGCTGTTGGTCATTCAAGCCGGTAGCCTTGCTGTTGGTGGCGACGTATTCGTTTTGGAAATGGGTAAGAAAGTGAAGATCGTCGACCTTGCGTGCAGGATGATTGAGCTATCGGGTCGGACTGTCAAAAACGCAGACAACCCCCACGGCGAAATCGAAATTGCTTTCACAGGATTACGGCCCGGCGAGAAGATGACGGAAGAATTGGTGATCGGGTGCAACATTTCAAATACGGTGCACCCTTATATTTTGACGGCCCAGGAAGACGTGCCATCGAGTGAAAAGCTGCAATCCCTCCTCGAAGCGCTTGATCAGGCGCTTACGTCGTTCAATATTGAGCATGCTATTGAGTTCCTGTCAGACCCTATGATTGGATTCACACCTAAATCGGGGATTGTTGATTGCATTGACACTCAACAAAGAATGGAGTTGGGGACAGAATAA
- a CDS encoding hybrid nucleoside-diphosphate sugar epimerase/sugar transferase, translated as MKIVITGASGFLGTRLVHFLARIGHQLLLVGRDDARLRALFPDQLSYSYADASPELLCGYEACIHMATRNSDVGGSLLEYQETNVELLRDFCDILLQANVSRHIYVSSILAEENGRSFYAKTKWQAECLIQSIAQSVPNWQLTILRPAFIQTLPYRGKLSLLNRFPTVVSEHAFQIVSAIRPVASLDDVLQTIEHALAGALPVNEGPILLTNRQKGNRFYSLVRLLCDYTFVFAVLCFGWLFPIFFLLVKLDSPGPAIFSQKRVGKDGKLFMCYKFRSMRVGTQDVPTHELPPLTVTKIGQFLRKTKIDELPQIWNILRRDMSLVGPRPCLPTQDKLLLCRKKLGVLNVLPGLTGYAQVNKVDMSDPERLAAIDNEYINRRSLILDLKIVLKTAFG; from the coding sequence ATGAAAATCGTTATTACGGGTGCGTCCGGATTTCTCGGAACCCGGCTGGTTCATTTTCTAGCAAGGATTGGACATCAATTGTTGCTGGTTGGGCGTGATGATGCAAGGCTACGGGCCCTGTTTCCTGATCAACTTAGCTACAGTTATGCTGATGCATCTCCGGAGCTGCTGTGTGGGTATGAAGCATGTATTCATATGGCAACGCGCAATAGCGACGTTGGCGGATCTCTGCTGGAGTACCAAGAAACAAACGTCGAACTGTTGCGTGATTTTTGTGACATCCTTCTTCAAGCCAATGTGAGCCGACATATTTATGTTTCATCGATTCTGGCCGAAGAAAATGGCAGATCTTTCTATGCAAAAACGAAGTGGCAAGCAGAATGCCTCATACAAAGTATTGCGCAAAGCGTGCCTAATTGGCAACTAACGATACTGCGCCCTGCTTTTATCCAGACGTTACCATATCGCGGGAAACTATCGCTGTTGAATAGATTTCCTACTGTTGTTTCGGAGCATGCGTTTCAGATAGTTTCTGCAATAAGACCAGTTGCTTCGCTTGACGATGTTCTACAAACCATTGAACACGCACTCGCAGGAGCTCTCCCAGTGAATGAGGGGCCAATCCTTCTAACCAACCGCCAAAAAGGAAACCGTTTTTACTCGTTGGTCCGTTTGTTGTGCGATTACACGTTTGTGTTTGCGGTGCTGTGCTTTGGTTGGTTGTTTCCCATCTTTTTTCTATTGGTCAAATTGGACAGTCCAGGCCCCGCTATTTTTTCACAAAAAAGGGTTGGAAAAGATGGAAAACTCTTCATGTGCTACAAATTTAGGTCTATGCGGGTTGGAACCCAAGATGTGCCCACCCATGAGCTACCACCGCTTACTGTGACCAAAATTGGACAGTTTTTAAGAAAAACAAAAATTGATGAGTTACCTCAAATATGGAATATCTTGCGTAGAGATATGTCGCTTGTAGGCCCTCGCCCGTGTTTACCAACACAAGATAAGCTATTGCTATGTCGCAAAAAACTTGGTGTGCTCAATGTCCTGCCTGGCCTCACTGGTTATGCGCAGGTAAACAAAGTCGATATGAGCGATCCAGAGCGTTTGGCTGCGATAGACAATGAGTATATCAATCGGCGATCATTGATATTGGACCTCAAGATCGTGCTTAAAACTGCATTTGGATAA
- a CDS encoding integrase core domain-containing protein produces the protein MVERAIRTMKEQCIHRHRFETIQHANRVIADWIFFYNNQRPHQALAMRTPAEAFKLAA, from the coding sequence ATGGTGGAGCGTGCGATCCGAACGATGAAGGAGCAGTGCATTCACAGACACCGCTTCGAAACCATCCAGCACGCCAATCGCGTTATCGCCGACTGGATCTTTTTTTACAACAACCAACGGCCACATCAGGCGCTCGCGATGCGAACTCCGGCTGAGGCTTTCAAATTAGCAGCATAA